One Brassica napus cultivar Da-Ae chromosome A1, Da-Ae, whole genome shotgun sequence genomic region harbors:
- the LOC106396419 gene encoding UPF0603 protein At1g54780, chloroplastic, with protein sequence METILSPRCLSPPLIPKLSSSHQSKHATSSSLALSNHTVSGPKHLSTRFSAKPESWLTDAKQGLAALSLSLALTFSPVGTALASEFNILNDGPPKETYVVDDAGVLSRVTRSDLKKLLSDLEYRKKLRLNFITVRKLTSKADAFEYADQVLEKWYPSIEEGNNKGIVVLITSQKEGAITGGPAFIEAVGEKILDATVSENLPVLATDEKYNEAIYSSAKRLVAAIDGLPDPGGPEVKDNKRESNFKTKEETEEKRGQFSLVVGGLLVIAFVVPMAQYYAYVSKK encoded by the exons ATGGAGACCATTCTCTCTCCTCGTTGTCTATCTCCTCCTCTCATTCCAAAACTATCATCTTCTCATCAATCCAAACAtgctacttcttcttctttggctcTCTCGAATCACACCGTCTCGGGCCCGAAACACCTTTCCACTCGGTTTAGTGCTAAACCAGAATCTTGGTTAACAGATGCAAAGCAAGGACTAGCTGCTCTATCTCTTTCTCTGGCTCTTACTTTCTCACCTGTTGGCACTGCCTTAGCCTCTGAGTTCAATATTCTCAACGATGGTCCACCCAAAGAAACTTACGTTGTGGACGACGCTGGTGTTCTTAGTCGAGTTACGAGATCAGATCTGAAGAAACTCTTGTCTGATCTTGAATACAGAAAGAAACTCCGACTCAATTTCATCACTGTCCGGAAGCTCACT AGTAAAGCAGATGCGTTTGAGTATGCAGACCAGGTTCTGGAGAAATGGTATCCTTCGATTGAAGAAGGCAACAATAAGGGTATTGTTGTTTTGATTACTAGCCAGAAGGAAGGGGCAATTACTGGTGGTCCTGCCTTCATTGAAGCTGTAGGTGAAAAGATTCTTGATGCTACCGTCTCGGAAAATCTTCCCG TACTAGCCACAGACGAAAAATACAATGAGGCAATATACAGCAGTGCAAAACGGTTGGTTGCAGCAATAGACGGTCTCCCAGACCCCGGTGGTCCAGAAGTGAAGGATAACAAGAGAgaatcaaatttcaaaacgaaagAAGAAACCGAAGAGAAGAGAGGACAGTTCAGTCTTGTCGTTGGAGGTTTGCTTGTAATTGCCTTTGTTGTTCCCATGGCTCAGTACTATGCTTATGTATCCAAGAAGTAG